The region GCTCCAAGATGCCCCATCTCCCAATGCCATCACACATCCTTCTTGCACCCGTGGCCTCCTTGTAGCAGGAGACCTACAGCATCACTGGGTGTTGTGCCAGGAACCTCCTTCTTTGGGGGTATCTCAGCCTGTCTCAGTTGTGAGAGCCGCATGTCTGACCTGCGACATCCAGGACCACCCGGTGCGGGCAAGAGATGGGGCTGGAGGGCAAGGTGGGGGGAGGCCGAGCCATCTGACCATTCTTGCCTGCGTCCAGGGGACATGCTGCGCCTACGCACGGTGCTGGAGGCCATCCAGAAGAACATCCACTCCTCCTCCTTGATCTTCAAGCTGGCCCAGGACGCGTTCAAGATTGCCACGCCAGCTGACAGCAACTCGGACACGACGCTGCTCAATGTAGCGCTGGAGCTGGGGCTCCAGGTACGGGATGGCGCTGGGGATGCCGTGGCCCTTCTGCCTGATGCGCTGCAGCAGTGGCATTGGTGATGGTTTTCCACCAAGCCGGCTGTCTGCTGTGGAAGGAGTAAATTCATCCCTGCGTGGCCCTGAGCAGGGGAGCTCAGCCCTGGGAGGCTCCTGTGCCCGCTGCGGTTTGGGTGGAGGCAAGGCAGTGCCGGGGAGCCAGTAGCAACCTGGGCCAGAGGGATTTTTGGGGAGCTCCACTGTGTTGAGTGGCCTTGTTGGAGCCCTGTGGGGCACCCGGTCACCCCAACTTTGCCTCGCAGGTGATGCGCATGACCCTGTCCACCCTCAACTGGCGGCGGCGGGAGATGGTGAGGTGGCTGGTGACGTGTGCTACCGAAGTGGGTGAGTGCCTTGCTGCGCCGGGGGGATCCCGCCCGCGTGTGGTGGGAGCAGGGTGGGCACAGAGATCCTAAGGTCATTCATAGCTCTGGGCATCTGAGCTCTCCTGGGTCTCCTGTTTCTTCTGGGTAACTGGATGCACCTCAGGGCACCAGCTGGCCCGGCTGAGGCCACAGCAGTGGCCAGGTTTGGGACTGGGATAGGTGTTTGCTGTGCCCCGTCAGCACAGGGTGGCCTCTGCCGGTCCCCCCTCTGCCCGGTCCCTGCtggggcagcggcagcagctcagcactgccGCGGGTTGGCTTTGCCCTCGCTCTAGGGATTCCAAGGAGCCCTGTGATCCAAGCCGGGCTTCAGGGCTGTGCCATAACCCTGGTGTCTTCTTGCAGGGGTGAGGGCCCTGGTGAGCATCCTGCAGAGCTGGTACTCGCTGTTCACTCCCACGGAAGCCACCAGCATTGTGGCGGCCACGGTGATGTCCCACAATACCATCCTGCGTCTGAGCCTGGACTACCCTCAGCGGGAAGAGCTGGCTAGCTGCGCCCGCACCCTGGCCCTGCAGTGTGCCATGAAGGACCCACAGAACTGCGCCCTGTCTGCCCTGACCCTCTGCGAGAAGGACCACATCGCCTTCGAGACCGCCTACCAGATCGTCATCGATGCCGCCTCCACTGGCATGACCTACACCCAGCTCTTCACCATCGCTCGCTACATGGAGCACCGGGGCTACCCGCTCCGGGCATTCAAACTGGCCTCGTTGGCCATGACACATCTCAACCTGGCCTACAACCAGGACACGCACCCAGCGATCAATGACGTGCTCTGGGCCTGCGCCTTGAGCCACTCTCTGGGCAAAAATGAGCTGGCGGCCATCATCCCACTGGTGGTGAAGAGCGTGCACTGTGCCACGGTGCTCTCGGACATCCTTCGCCGCTGCACCATGACGgccccagggctggctggcatCCCCGGCCGCAGGAACTCGGGGAAGCTGATGTCCACCGACAAAGCCCCCCTGCGGCAGCTGCTGGACGCGACGATAAGCGCCTACATCAACACCACCCACTCCCGGCTCACCCACATCAGCCCGCGGCACTACGGGGAGTTCATCGAGTTCCTCAGCAAGGCCAGGGAGACCTTCCTCCTGGCACAGGACGGGCACATACAGTTTGCCCAGTTCATTGACAATCTCAAACAAATCtataaaggcaagaaaaaactGATGCTGCTGGTGCGGGAACGGTTTGGGTGAGCCCCGGCCCTGGCCATGCTCACTGGCAGGGTCCGGCTGCAGCACGGGGACTCgggagagaagaaggaaggaaagtagAGATCACCTTCCCCCCATTGGCAGAGGCTGCTCTGTTCTggtcttctgtttctttttttttgttttctttttttgttttttttttttctttcttgatcttGAATTTAACCATTTCACACGCTGAGAGGATCCAGAGATTCCTTGGGCACAAACCAAAAGGCAACCACGGGGAAAAAGGATGGTTCGCtcagccccctgccctcccttgcCAATACCAAAAGCTAACCTGGAAATCTAATACCTCTTTCCTGAAGGAAGCGGTCGCTGGAGGGATCTGAAGGTTGCAAAGtgcaaaaatctttaaaattatgtggggaattaaaaaaaagaaaaaaaaagaaaaaaaaaggaaaaaaaaagatctagcAAAGAAACCCGCAACACTAGAACCTCATGCGTCACCAAAAGCGATGGCTTTGCAGAGCGCTTCTCCCGCCCGCCCGAGACATGCAAACTCCTCTATTTGTGAAGATACTTCAATAAAAACAAGTTAAAGTAACTGTTCTCAGGGATTGCTTACTaaaagtaacacaaaaaaaaaagcatttatgataCTGTAAATACTATAGTATATGTGTCAATTATTAAATTGTAAAgttataattatttataattctGTCTTTTATTTGGGGGATACTTGAAATTGTCGTGGGCTGGGGcgattatttttattattgctattattattattattataactattatttaaaaacaaaaaccacacaaaacaaaaccacggacaaaaagaggaggaggcacGCAAACATTTCTCAGGTTCCCACAGCATCGTCGGCAGCGAGAAGGGTATGGGGGGAGGCGAACGTCCGCTCGACTTGCAGCCCTgggacggacagacggacagatggatggatggaaggaggagcagcagcccagcGCTTGAGGACAGTGAAGGAAGGGACTCGAGGCAACGCTCGCTTGGACACACATGGATGCTGGTGATGGAGGACATGAGCCCATTGCCTCGTACACAGCCGTCTCCCGGCGGGTGCAGGGGTGCAAGGTGCCTGGGCGGGTGTGCGGGTACCAGGGCTGCCCAGCtcttggggagggaggggggggcaggCGCACCCACGCTGCCTCCCCGCACCGTTCTGCTTCCCAGCTCCATGGTGCGGCCAACGCTCGGCCCTTCCCGGCTTTGCCCCGTGCCAGGGGCAGACTCTGCAGCCCCGGGCCAGCGGCTCTTTGGTTTTGGTTCATTTCTTTGCCAGCGGgtcaggagggctgggggggccagGGCCAGTCTGGACGGTGACTTGTAGTTAGAGAACGTGGGCTAGTTATCTGCTGTCTGGtttgacttttaatttttgGCAAGTGACTTGTGTCTGCGCTCCGGCCAGGAAACCAATTGTACTCTGTCTCTGTCACCACCAAAATAGTGGTCTTCAACCagtctgtttctctcttttctcttccttcctttttttttttttttttttttttgcgtgcgtgtatgtgtgtgtgcgaCCTCTTCATCTGATGTTTAATAATAAAAGGGATGAACGTTACTGCCTGTATCTCTACTGCCTTTCTCTTAAGTTGGAGGGGTCACCACACTTGCTGAGCAGAGCCCCAAGGAGGAGGTGGCTTCACAGGCCCCTATGGTACCCAGCTCCTGCGCCCCACAGAGCGGGATGGAGCAGCGGCAAGGCACCCTGGCTGCTTTGGGGTGCAATTCCCTGCCACGTTCAGCATTGgcaggtccctgcccaccctggTGGCGTCACCTGGTGCGTGCCAGCCAGAGCAGTGTTGGTGCCTGTGTCTTGATCCATGCTACAGCCAGCCTGGACCGCAGTGAGTGTGCTGCAGGGTGGGGTGGCATGGAGCCATAACCCAGggctcctggtgctgctggccccctgggctgctttctgcagtttgCTGAGCCCCAGGCAGACTTTGGCCCTGAATGTCAGAGGAGTGGGGGAGGTATGTGTGGGGGAGAAAGCTCCAGGACCAGTGGGATGGTCCCAAAGATGCTCTGGGGGGCCGGAGGAGGGGGATGGCGGTGCTAGGGCCATGGTGTCTCTGCTGCCGTGCCAGCCAGTGTGGTGGTGCTGGTGTCTGGAGGGCCTCTGCCATGTGGCCGGCTGTCCCCCAGTGAGTCCTGCTGGGTCTCCCACCCACTCGGGGATGTCCTGGGTCAATGTCATGGTGCTGATTCCCACCTGAGCAGGACTGTAGCAGCAGCGGTGGGCTGCAAGTTCCCAGTCTGTGACCCTGCCAGCCTCAGGCAACCCACCTCCCCAAGCAGGGCTGAGTGCACCCGCAGTGCTGGGAGAAGCCTATGGTGCTCCAGGTTCACATCCTCTCTCGTAAGCCCTTGGGACAACACACTGCAGCCTGGCAGGCAGAGGCATCCCCCTGCTTTGCTGACATCCCCAGTTCCCCATTCTGACCTGCCGGATGGGGTTCAGGGTCTCCCCCTGACCTCGTATTTCCCCGCTGGCAGGCTGCCATCACTGCCCATCTCCTCCAGGGCCATCCAGTTCCCCGTCCCCCCAGCCAGAGCCATACGGCTGCTGTGGAGAAGGTGCTGGTTTaatgctgcagcccagcccagagcGAGCCCTGTGACAACACGCTACTCAGGGTGACTGTGTCCAAACTGGAGCCCTGTCCCCAAGCCCCAGGCTCAGCTGTGCTTGTTGATGTGGCGGGAATGGCTGTGCACAGCCTCCACAAAGGCACCCACATGCTCAGGGTTCATGTCGGGGTAGAGGCCATGGCCCAGGTTGGCAATGTAGCGTTGGGTCCCAAAACCCTCCAGCATCTTCTTCACCAGCTCACCTATCTTCTCCTGCAGGCAACAGTGGAAAACCATGTCTCAGCCTCATCCACCCCCACCAGTCCCCAACCAGCCTTGGGGACTGCTGGGACACGAGCCAGCATtgcaggtggggaaactgaggcaggaagCCTTTAACACAGGCTGGAACTAGCCCGTGCTGTTGGCAATGGCCACAGCTCACCTTGGGTGCATAGAGAGCGCAGGGATCCAGGTTGCCTTGCAGGGTGACATCTTTCCCTGTCTGTgcactgcagcagggaggaagcAGGTGAGTTGTTGCATGTGGAGCAGaggctggggggagctgggtgcctgcagcccccactGCAGGGCACACAGGACCTCTCAGTGCAGCCCCTGGTTGCTGTGAGGTCCACAGGGCATTAAAGCCCAACTATCCCCACCTCTGGAGCAGAAATCTCCAGTCCTGGGATGGCtcagggcagaggaagaggtCAGGGTACCCTGGCCTGGGGTGCTGCCCAGGCACCTGAGCGTTCTGCCAGACTCTTACCGAGCTTCCTGGGGCCGGATGGTCCAGTCGAGACCGACTACCTCGTAACCGGCACGTGCCAGGTCACGCAGTGCATAGTGCGCATCCTTTGCAAAGATGATCTgcagagggaggagatgggCAGTAACTCTGCTATGGGCCAGGCCCCTCTCCATGGGCTACACTGGGGGAGGCAGGTACCAGGGGGTGCACCCCTCTCCAGCAGCCCCCAGATGCCAGGGTTGATCCAGGCAGCCCCCGCTCACCATGGGCACCAGGGGCAGTGCCTCCTCCTTCAACTTGCTCTTGACAGCCTGGGCGATGTCTCGGATGTAAGGCAGGACGAAGTCTTGAAACTGCTCTGGGCCCAGGTGCCCCGCATGGGACTCAAACAGCTGGAGAGCCTGCCGGGGACACGGGGCTAGGAGAGCCGCACCTcagtccctcctcctcctcccagaagCTGcaccccctctgctccctgtccccagtccctgccctcctgcctgtccctgtccccatgctCCAGGACACACCTGCGCTCCAGCAGCCACCTGCCCCACCAAGTAGTCAATGATGACATCGGCCAGCAGCCGCAGCAGTCGGTGGCTTGCCTCAGGGTGACGGTAGAGCCAGCTCTTGGCTTTGGCCATTGTCGTGGAGCCACCACCTTCAATCATGTAGGACATGAGCGTCCactgcaggaaggaaaggagtgGAGTGAGGAAGGTGAAGGAGGTGGAAGAAGACATGAGGGGATGGTCACAGTGCTGAAGTAGGACCCGTGAGCAACCCAGAGCCTGGGGCACAATTGCTCCTGCATTGAATGTCCCCTACCTACCCACCCCTATAGCACCCACAGCTCTGGGGGTGTCATGGCCAGTGTCACCCCAGAATAAAGAACAGAGAAGCCCATCTGGGAAGCCCAAATAGAAGAGCCACATCACTTACAGGCGCTCCAGAAAAGCCAATGAGGGGCACCCTGCCCTCCAAGCTGTGTCGTGTCAGTGTGATGGCCTGGAAGACGTAACCCAGCTCCGCAGTCACGTCCACCTTCTGTCGCAGTTTCAGCAAATCCTCCACCTCCTTCAGGGGCTCTGTGAACGTGGGTCCTTTGCCGGGGACCATCACAACCTCCATGCCCAGTGCCTGGGGATAGAGGAGAACGGAAGAAGCAGGAATCGGGTGGCCCCAAACCCAGCCTGGTTCCCAGCCGCTGCTCCCCACCACTGCCCATGGCTCTCACCTGGGGCACCACCAAGATATCAGAGAAGATTATAGCAGCATCCAGGGGGAATCGTCTGAGtggctgcagaaaggaagaggcaGCAACAGTGAGGGGCTAGAACCCCCTCCCCATGGAGGACCAGGACAAGCACATGGGGCAGTGGGTCTCCCAGGGCTGCACAACCACCCGGGGTGGCCAGATCCAAGGTTTCTTCCCATCCCCACccgggcagggagaggggacacACAGACCTGCCAAGGGATTCTCACCTGCAGCGTCAGCTCACAGCACAATTTGGGGCTCCGGCAAGTGGCGAAGAAATCCTGCGCTGCCCGGGTCTCCCGAAACTCTGCAAGGGACCGGCACAAGCATTATGGGGTGCATGCTGAGGCCCCCTCGCTGTCCCCACCCACACCCCTCCGCCTGCTCACCGGGCAGGTAGCGCCCTGCCTGCCGCATGCACCACACCGGGGTGTGCTCCGTCTCCTCCCCGCGCGCCGCTCGCAGGAACGTGTCATTCTTCAGCTTAGGGAAGCCCTTGGGGCTACGGACAAAAGAGCAGGTACAGGTTGTCACCCACAAGGGGTCCAGGTGCCCTGTTGgatccccagggctgggggcagggggtgccagGGCCAGCGGTTCATCCCCATTCCCTAGCTGGTGACTGCAGGAAAGAGCTGTGACAAACGTGACAAATGCTCCCGATCACGGTTCAGGGCCTCTTCCTGCCTGGGATCACAGGGCCCTCCCTGGGGAGAGGCGATGCCCAGCTCAGGGCCCCAAGAGATTAAGTTATCAGGGCCAGCAGTTGCTCCCGCCTGGGGAGATTTGGGGCCAGTGGGGTGCGGGAACAAGCAGCCCTGtcacccccggccccggcccctaTCTGTGCCGTGCAGTCCTGGAGGCCCAGGCGCCCGCCGAGGTGGCAACCACCCGTACCCAACCTCCCCCCGCGGTGTCACCGCCGAGGGGCTGCTGGAGCCCGGCCTGTCCCAGGGACAGGGACCCCGGGGAACCGTGGGGGACAGCCAGCACCATCCCGCTGTGACAGGCGGGGGCCACGGGGACAAAGTCCCCAAAACCTCCAGGGTGGAACCAGTGACTTCACTGCCGGACCAGCGGCCCTGCTGATCCATCCCAGTGCAGGATCAATAttcccagtgcctcaccagtAACCCCAGCACCGTCTCCCCATGGCCACACACCAGTGCCACACCAGCGTCCCCCCGTGCAGGCCCCTCACCGCGCTAGGGAGCCCCCTCCGCCCCGCCACCCTTCCCGACCCCGGTTACTCACAGGAGCCGCTCACCGCCCTCCATGCTCCTGCGCCGCTCTCCGGCCCCTCCGTTGCCTCCCGACACAtgcgcgccccgccccgcccccgtCCCGCCCCACCGGCGCCGCCATCTTGCCGTAGTCCCGCCTCTCCGTACGCCGCCATCTTGCCCCGCCCCTTCCGTATGCCACCATCCTGCTCGGTTTCTCTCCACCCCGTACGCTGCCATCTTGCCCTGTTCCTCGCTCCTCCGTACGCGGCACGGGCGCCGCCATCTTGCCCTACGTCCACCCCATCGGGCGCCGCCATCTTGCCTTGTCGGCGGGCGGGGTTTGCCGTAAACCCGCGAGTAGCGACCCCGCCGGTGCGGGGCTCGGTCGTTGCTCGCCGTCCACGGTACCCGGTACGCGATGCGTGCGGGCGGGGAGGCGCCGCACCAGGTGCTGGGCCGGCTGCGGTTCCTGCTGCAGTGCAGCGAGTGCTTCCGCCGCGCCCGGGCGCTGCCCGCCGCTCTCTGCTACGTGCCGCGGGAGGTGCAGTACAAGATCTGCAAGgaccccgccgccgccgccgctgccgccgccgcccgcagccTGCTCAGCGTCTGGGACAGCCCGGGGCCGGCGCGGGGCGGTAAGCGGGCGGCGCGGACCACCATCGAGGTGCGGAAGGGCGGCTGCCTCCGCGCCACCGGCGAGGAGTACTGCAACGGCGCCGGGCTCTGGGTCAAGCTCAGCAAGGTAacggcggcggggctgggaggCCGCCGCGGCCTGCGCTGACCGCGGAGGGGCCTGTCCGTTCCCTGACGGGAGCCGCCTGTGCCCcgcaggagcagctggaggagtACCGCAGCGGCTGCGAGCTGGaggagggctgggtgctggtgtGCAAGCACGCCGACGGCGGGGACCGGCTGGTGCCGGTGGAGTCCACGGAGCGGAtccagcggcagcagcagctcttcgGGGTGGACTACAAACCCGTCATCAGGTGCGGGGCCACCGCTCTCTCCCTCTAGGTCGCTGTCCCTGGCTTCCCCGGCTCCTCCTTGCACGGCAGAGAGCTGGGAGGTTCTcacacatccccccccccccagcccgttCACCCAGGCCCAGCTGCGTGGGGTTCGGGCGTGCTGCCCCTCAGCCGTTCCTGCCCTGGGCTGAGGAGCCCTGGCCCCCTTGGCCACTTCCTCGGTGGAAGGGAAGCACTAGGGATGCCAGATGCGGAGCTAACTGGGTTTGGCTCGGGCGCTGTGCTTGTCACCAGCCTAGAGGGGTGTGGGCTGGAAGATGTAGGGATGGTTGGAAAGGAAGGGGTGGCGGCTGAGGCTGGAGGTGATCGAGGATGGAGTGCGGTGGGGTTTTAAACCCAAATCTTCCCCTTCCAGCTACTCTTCAACCACCAGCTCCTCCTTTCTCCTAGGATTTTTCTCACTCCCCCTTTTTCTCGGTTGTTTCAGATGGGAGCAAGTGGTGGATCTGACGTACTCCCTGCGCCTCGGAGCAAAGCCCAAGCCCATGGAGCAGG is a window of Balearica regulorum gibbericeps isolate bBalReg1 chromosome 8, bBalReg1.pri, whole genome shotgun sequence DNA encoding:
- the UROD gene encoding LOW QUALITY PROTEIN: uroporphyrinogen decarboxylase (The sequence of the model RefSeq protein was modified relative to this genomic sequence to represent the inferred CDS: deleted 1 base in 1 codon) — translated: MAAPVPRTEERGTGQDGSVRGERNRAGWWHTEGAGQDGGVRRGGTTARWRRRWGGTGAGRGAHVSGGNGGAGERRRSMEGGERLLPKGFPKLKNDTFLRAARGEETEHTPVWCMRQAGRYLPEFRETRAAQDFFATCRSPKLCCELTLQPLRRFPLDAAIIFSDILVVPQALGMEVVMVPGKGPTFTEPLKEVEDLLKLRQKVDVTAELGYVFQAITLTRHSLEGRVPLIGFSGAPWTLMSYMIEGGGSTTMAKAKSWLYRHPEASHRLLRLLADVIIDYLVGQVAAGAQALQLFESHAGHLGPEQFQDFVLPYIRDIAQAVKSKLKEEALPLVPMIIFAKDAHYALRDLARAGYEVVGLDWTIRPQEARAQTGKDVTLQGNLDPCALYAPKEKIGELVKKMLEGFGTQRYIANLGHGLYPDMNPEHVGAFVEAVHSHSRHINKHS